GTAGCCGATAACCATTGCCACCTCTTTACTCGCGAGCAGCTCCTTTGCCCTTTGGCGCAGTTTTTCGCTTCGGCTCATTAAGGCAGTTCCTTTTTCAGTTTTTGGTTTGGTCCAAGCCCCTTCACCTTTTCGGTTACCTCCTTCACCAGCTGGGCAAACCGCTCGCCTTCAGATGCAGAAACCCAGGCAAATGTCACCCTGCCCGGCTCGATCCCGCAGAACTCAAGCAGGTCGTTTAAGACCGCAAACCTTCTGCGGGCAACATAGTTACCGGTGAGATAATGGCAGTCACCAGGATGGCAGCCCGAGACCAGAACACCATCAGCACCCTGTTGCAGCGCCTGCAAGATAAAAAAAGGGTCAACCCTGCCAGAACAGGGAACCCGGATTACCCTGATTGAAGGTGGGTAGTGCATCCTGGAGATGCCGGCAAGGTCGGCACCGGCATAAGAGCACCAGTTGCACAGAAAGGCAACTATCTTCGGTTCAAATTCATTTCCTTCGGGCATCTTGAAACAAGATTAT
The window above is part of the candidate division WOR-3 bacterium genome. Proteins encoded here:
- a CDS encoding hydrogenase iron-sulfur subunit — encoded protein: MPEGNEFEPKIVAFLCNWCSYAGADLAGISRMHYPPSIRVIRVPCSGRVDPFFILQALQQGADGVLVSGCHPGDCHYLTGNYVARRRFAVLNDLLEFCGIEPGRVTFAWVSASEGERFAQLVKEVTEKVKGLGPNQKLKKELP